One genomic window of Tachypleus tridentatus isolate NWPU-2018 chromosome 12, ASM421037v1, whole genome shotgun sequence includes the following:
- the LOC143234544 gene encoding multivesicular body subunit 12B-like: MDLQNVLKALPDDRPVTSIYVVEDPTKCPQGFQVVSRTFDQDTDADLWKDRMFVKRITRYICFSKDENSSDEVVESIAVVGEREFPPEFTLLLYTIDTQQKATKKENLCYKLMKKELVHKLVTDIIVLSKLKKPPSGFTLAGELNSLLICYKCRPVSPTKIPGGIGPQPYGLSCNSHCWRGNNEQSLVRGQQTFYRSTSGYVAALDGIPFTVNPKYADISHLLQCTIPHIILKTEDQLLMQYNYSFHVEHQSQQSFSSKFT, translated from the coding sequence ATGGATCTTCAGAATGTTTTAAAAGCTTTACCAGATGATCGACCAGTGACCAGTATTTATGTGGTGGAAGATCCTACTAAATGCCCGCAAGGCTTTCAAGTGGTATCTAGGACTTTTGACCAGGATACAGATGCTGATTTGTGGAAAGACAGAATGTTTGTGAAGCGAATCAccagatatatttgtttttcaaaagatGAAAACAGTTCTGATGAAGTGGTCGAGTCTATCGCTGTAGTTGGAGAAAGAGAATTTCCACCAGAGTTCACTCTTCTGTTGTACACTATTGATACCCAGCAGAAAgctacaaaaaaagaaaatctgtGCTACAAGTTGATGAAGAAAGAATTGGTGCACAAGTTAGTAACTGATATTATTGTACTGAGTAAATTAAAGAAGCCTCCCTCTGGATTTACCCTTGCAGGAGAATTGaatagtttattaatttgttacaaatGCAGACCAGTATCTCCAACAAAGATACCAGGAGGTATAGGTCCACAACCATATGGCTTATCTTGTAACAGTCATTGCTGGAGAGGAAATAATGAACAGTCCTTGGTTCGAGGACAGCAGACATTTTATAGGAGTACAAGTGGTTATGTTGCTGCTTTAGATGGTATTCCATTTACTGTAAATCCAAAATATGCTGATATTAGCCACCTGCTACAGTGTACTATTCCTCACATCATACTGAAGACGGAAGATCAGTTACTAATGCAGTATAACTACAGTTTTCATGTCGAACATCAATCTCAGCAAAGCTTTTCATCCAAATTCACatga